One window of the Acaryochloris sp. CCMEE 5410 genome contains the following:
- the gntT gene encoding guanitoxin biosynthesis MATE family efflux transporter GntT — protein sequence MASSTPINHDLKSFFRLAIINVLSNLMVPLAGLFDVAFLGHLDQLWYLAGVALATVLFNYLYWTFGFLRMGTTGMTAQALGRNDSDAMLLVGLRNGAVALGLGLGILLLQWPIKILGFSLLSAIPEVKAAGMAYFDALIWGAPATLLNFVVVGWYLGRAQSRKVLLLSGVNNFTNVGFNYLFIVQWGWQSTGAGAATALSQYLMLGVGAALIGRDISWPQLQTVWPRVIQGTALRQTLTFNRDILVRTFALISTFAVFTNLSSDLGTDVLSTNTLLLQVVTLASYFIDGIAFAMESVTGVLSQQNQPQRLRQLLALSGFTSVGLGIGFALAFYLFPQPLFSLLTHHPEILAQVNQYVVWLLPILGFGAIAYLLDGYFLGLTAGQHLRHSVLIATLFGFLPLAIAAWYWQNVHLLWLALVLFMGSRAIVLGIQVPQSLKRVHGTPVVHSGQKG from the coding sequence ATGGCCTCGTCCACTCCCATCAATCATGATCTCAAGTCTTTCTTTCGGCTAGCCATCATCAACGTTCTGTCCAACTTAATGGTGCCCCTAGCTGGACTATTTGATGTTGCTTTTTTGGGGCATCTCGATCAGTTGTGGTATTTAGCTGGCGTTGCCCTGGCCACGGTGCTGTTTAACTATCTCTATTGGACCTTTGGCTTTCTAAGAATGGGAACCACGGGTATGACCGCCCAGGCCCTGGGAAGAAATGACTCCGACGCAATGCTGCTAGTGGGCCTTCGTAATGGGGCGGTCGCATTAGGGTTAGGACTGGGCATTCTGCTCTTGCAATGGCCCATTAAAATATTGGGATTTAGTTTGCTGAGCGCTATCCCAGAAGTGAAAGCAGCTGGTATGGCCTACTTTGACGCTCTGATTTGGGGAGCACCCGCAACATTGCTCAATTTTGTCGTGGTGGGATGGTATTTAGGGCGAGCCCAAAGTCGAAAGGTCTTGCTGCTGTCTGGAGTCAATAATTTTACGAATGTCGGCTTCAATTACCTCTTTATTGTTCAGTGGGGATGGCAAAGTACCGGAGCCGGTGCTGCTACAGCCCTGAGCCAATATCTAATGCTGGGGGTAGGAGCAGCCTTGATCGGTAGAGATATCTCCTGGCCTCAACTCCAAACGGTCTGGCCTCGGGTGATTCAAGGAACAGCTCTTCGGCAAACATTAACCTTCAATCGAGATATCTTGGTAAGAACCTTTGCCCTGATTTCTACGTTTGCTGTATTTACCAACTTAAGTTCTGACCTAGGTACAGATGTCTTATCAACCAATACCTTGCTGTTACAGGTGGTCACCCTTGCGTCCTACTTTATCGATGGCATTGCGTTTGCGATGGAAAGTGTAACGGGGGTTCTTAGCCAACAAAATCAACCTCAGCGTCTGCGGCAGCTACTGGCCTTATCAGGTTTTACCAGCGTTGGCTTAGGGATAGGTTTCGCTTTAGCGTTCTATCTATTCCCACAACCGTTATTTAGCCTGCTCACCCATCATCCAGAGATTTTGGCTCAGGTCAATCAGTATGTGGTTTGGCTGCTGCCCATATTAGGGTTCGGTGCGATTGCATATTTGTTAGATGGTTATTTTCTAGGCTTAACAGCGGGCCAACACCTTCGCCATTCCGTATTAATCGCCACATTGTTTGGGTTCCTTCCTTTAGCCATAGCGGCTTGGTATTGGCAAAATGTTCATCTGCTCTGGTTAGCGCTAGTCCTATTTATGGGGAGCCGAGCCATAGTCTTAGGGATCCAAGTTCCTCAGTCTCTCAAGCGTGTCCATGGAACACCTGTTGTTCATTCTGGTCAAAAAGGGTAG
- a CDS encoding DoxX family protein gives MNKTIARWFLALGMMTAGTFHWLTPHPFVQMMPTFLPYPLELVYISGFFEILGGVGLLIPRVRRAAAWGLILLFIAVFPANINMAVNDLVIDGLPHNLVAYWLRLPLQGVLIAWAWWFTQPDLPASQNIR, from the coding sequence ATGAACAAAACAATAGCTCGATGGTTTCTAGCCTTAGGAATGATGACAGCGGGTACCTTTCATTGGCTGACGCCCCATCCTTTTGTCCAAATGATGCCCACTTTCCTGCCTTATCCCTTGGAGCTAGTTTACATTAGCGGTTTCTTTGAAATTCTAGGGGGGGTCGGATTGCTCATTCCCCGAGTCCGTCGAGCCGCTGCTTGGGGGCTTATTCTTCTATTTATTGCCGTATTTCCAGCCAATATCAATATGGCAGTCAACGACCTTGTCATCGATGGACTTCCCCATAATTTGGTGGCCTATTGGTTAAGGCTTCCACTCCAAGGGGTCTTAATTGCATGGGCTTGGTGGTTTACACAGCCAGATTTACCAGCGAGTCAAAACATCCGCTGA
- a CDS encoding TfoX/Sxy family protein — protein MPTSSTFVSSVLERLNHLAPVSARPMFGGHGLYVEGVMFALIADERIYLKVDGENQPFFVEAGSRPFIYDCKEKSMVMSYYLLPIDIYENLDELKVWLDSAVGAARRNQAKKKPKSKLPR, from the coding sequence ATGCCAACATCCTCGACATTTGTCAGTTCAGTATTGGAACGTCTCAACCATCTGGCCCCCGTTTCTGCTCGACCTATGTTTGGAGGACATGGTCTATACGTGGAAGGGGTGATGTTTGCCTTGATTGCAGATGAACGGATTTATCTCAAAGTGGATGGAGAAAATCAACCGTTTTTTGTTGAAGCAGGTAGCAGACCATTTATCTACGATTGTAAAGAGAAGTCTATGGTGATGTCCTACTATCTCTTGCCAATCGACATTTACGAGAATTTAGATGAACTGAAGGTGTGGTTGGATTCAGCCGTAGGAGCTGCTCGTCGCAATCAAGCTAAGAAGAAGCCTAAATCTAAATTGCCTCGGTAA
- a CDS encoding G8 domain-containing protein has translation MAGNHNSNPLSQNLLGTSSQVDSNAGVIGLSGTGTPSTPQSISTSISQPQTLMASSAASPNATATATMPQMAMASVNHGSQHSGMTMASGSGHGAHPHDPAKQMTHSALLDLVPHSQATHIAVKNGSWFDPTTWQGGKIPTDDAHVLIKEGILVTYDSVSDTRLETLRVDGSLQFAHNVDTKLLVDTFVVAPSGELMIGSESNPVQAGVKTQIIFTADGAIDQSWDSTLLSRGLISHGKARIYGAEKTDFLALQGEASAGDNVLVLKSVPKGWQIGDQIVLGGTNYRYGQSDADNSRFQDEELTITRIDGNRVYFTNNDITVGDNTVLRFDHQFPDIAEQGQLKLYVANTTRNVTFETENAATVPTQQRAHVMFMHNPDVVVTNAGFYNLGRSDKSKVVDDPGTNVDGSSGGGGNRRGRYGLHFHRTGADDITGIPAIARGNAVVGTPGWGIVHHDSHAVLEDNVVFDVVGAGIVAESGNEIGAWRNNLTIKTTGADWRTLGQTVKTRERLFDFGFRGEGFWVQGAAQVAMTDNIAISANDAGISIFGDTLRPDQDFRDKDTIAVALLPPAIRALVAPSGQTEVDVTDIPLRQLTGFQSYNTRDGINLWAHKTNFDGQLSLDSPSPRTAHNLRSTIDDFKVWGVRDTGVKVQYSSYTDIKNGLIIGNPDQPRGRGIFENHASFNINFNQLRVKGFNEGFKIEFPNHHQDFIASSLNNSYFSQNKYNISAIGGAPLGNGTRPDDFPKNLKINNTRFIGAGNNALPVALFNSKTIGGLALAFDAGPSYDTDPLKPDGQGLTRDLASNAIAAYGWDFNNDGKIDKFGRQVSHQFGQAGTQAVTLTVWDNQGATHTLTKTFNVQRANYLNPFQNNDFRSGTAFGAAYRGNSAGADLGWLATPGVRRNASIGNGAAVLSSPNHYGTGLAQVMYDQRIRRGIQTLGLKLKNTEGGGKLNNDIDITLWGVNGQFENSLYLTSGPQRAGTLPMQRVKLADVTLGGTNFDWQSFRWNVDLKQGYDFLLFQVNTRGTKDQGDFVGLDDVRLFGNGISTPTPSPIPSGDNHFFLDGTDANNWMRGSDRNQYMEGRGGNDTLRGAGGNDSLYGGTGNDHLHGEVGNDDLYGGDGNDLLDGGTGDDTLNSGKDNDTLAGRDGNDNLFGDVGLDVLYGGNGDDTLNGGAGNDTLWGDAGNDRLYGLEGDDRLAGSTGNDNLNGGEGNDTLRGGEGNDRLYGDVGQDRLLGEAGDDTLNGAGGDDTLVGSNGNDNLYGDSGQDQLFGGEGNDTLNGSSGNDMLRGDGGNDSLYGGVDNDALYGGSGNDTLNGGLGADRLVGEYGNDTLYGGQGNDTLDGSQGEDSLYGSEGDDLIRGGMGRDQLYGEAGNDALWGGNGDDYLGGGLGNDSHWGEDGNDQIWAAAGNDLIYGGKGQDTLGGGAGNDSLYGGDGNDLLSSQDGNDWLMGDAGNDTLRGEGGNDTLTGGQGNDSVEGGHGNDLLMGVDATQAQAGRGEQDILTAWTGVNTFVLGDASQAFYNDGQNNTLGAGDYALVKGFKQSRGDKIQLHGQATDYRLGAAPAGMQSGTAIFLNTPGATSELVAIVAYTNNLTLNSSAFNFV, from the coding sequence ATGGCTGGCAATCACAACTCAAATCCCCTGTCCCAAAACCTTTTAGGTACTTCTTCTCAAGTTGATAGTAATGCAGGGGTAATCGGGCTTTCAGGTACAGGGACGCCTTCTACACCACAGTCCATCTCCACTTCCATCTCCCAACCTCAAACCCTGATGGCTAGTTCCGCTGCGTCTCCTAATGCGACAGCAACTGCCACTATGCCTCAAATGGCTATGGCCTCAGTGAATCATGGTTCCCAGCATTCAGGAATGACTATGGCCTCAGGATCTGGCCATGGTGCTCATCCCCATGATCCAGCTAAGCAGATGACTCATAGCGCTTTACTGGATTTGGTCCCGCATTCACAAGCCACCCATATTGCTGTCAAAAATGGATCTTGGTTTGATCCCACTACCTGGCAAGGTGGGAAAATTCCAACCGATGATGCCCATGTTTTGATTAAAGAAGGCATCTTAGTTACCTACGACAGTGTGAGTGATACTCGCTTAGAGACCTTACGGGTCGATGGTTCCTTGCAATTTGCCCATAACGTAGATACCAAGCTATTGGTGGATACCTTTGTGGTCGCACCCTCGGGTGAGCTGATGATTGGCTCAGAAAGCAATCCCGTTCAAGCCGGTGTTAAGACTCAAATTATCTTTACTGCAGATGGCGCTATTGATCAGTCATGGGATTCAACCTTACTCAGTCGAGGACTGATCAGCCATGGCAAAGCGAGGATCTATGGTGCTGAGAAGACCGACTTCCTGGCACTGCAGGGAGAAGCGAGTGCAGGCGATAATGTTCTGGTGCTCAAGAGTGTGCCGAAAGGCTGGCAGATTGGCGATCAGATTGTATTAGGGGGCACCAATTATCGTTACGGTCAATCGGATGCGGATAATTCTCGATTTCAGGATGAAGAGTTAACCATCACTCGTATCGATGGGAATCGAGTGTATTTCACCAATAACGACATCACGGTTGGCGACAATACTGTACTTCGGTTTGACCATCAGTTTCCTGATATTGCCGAACAGGGACAGCTCAAACTGTATGTGGCCAATACGACCCGGAACGTTACGTTCGAGACTGAGAATGCGGCTACCGTGCCTACTCAGCAGCGGGCTCACGTTATGTTTATGCATAATCCTGATGTTGTGGTAACCAATGCAGGTTTCTACAACTTAGGGCGTTCAGATAAAAGCAAAGTGGTTGATGATCCTGGGACTAACGTAGATGGTTCATCAGGTGGGGGAGGCAATCGTCGTGGACGATATGGCCTACATTTTCATCGCACAGGTGCAGATGATATCACTGGTATTCCGGCTATAGCTCGTGGCAATGCTGTCGTCGGGACTCCTGGCTGGGGAATTGTCCACCATGATAGTCATGCTGTACTGGAAGACAATGTAGTATTTGATGTCGTGGGTGCCGGTATAGTCGCCGAATCGGGTAATGAAATCGGAGCCTGGCGTAATAACCTCACCATTAAAACCACTGGAGCAGACTGGCGAACCCTGGGTCAAACCGTAAAAACGCGGGAGCGATTATTTGACTTTGGATTCAGAGGTGAAGGCTTTTGGGTGCAAGGTGCAGCTCAAGTGGCCATGACCGACAATATTGCGATTAGTGCCAATGATGCAGGGATTTCTATCTTTGGCGATACGTTGCGACCTGACCAGGATTTTCGAGATAAAGATACGATCGCAGTGGCTTTATTGCCGCCAGCGATTCGAGCGTTGGTTGCTCCATCAGGGCAAACTGAAGTTGATGTCACAGATATTCCTCTGCGGCAGCTGACCGGTTTCCAAAGCTACAATACCCGAGATGGCATTAACCTATGGGCCCATAAGACTAATTTTGATGGACAGCTTTCGTTAGATAGTCCTTCCCCGCGAACGGCTCATAATTTACGCTCCACCATTGATGACTTTAAAGTGTGGGGAGTTCGGGACACGGGGGTGAAAGTTCAGTACAGCTCCTACACGGATATTAAAAATGGCTTGATCATCGGTAATCCTGATCAACCCCGTGGTAGAGGGATTTTTGAGAACCATGCCTCGTTTAATATCAACTTTAATCAGCTGCGAGTCAAAGGGTTTAATGAGGGGTTCAAAATTGAATTTCCCAATCACCACCAAGACTTTATTGCGTCTTCCCTCAACAATAGCTATTTCAGTCAGAATAAATACAACATCTCAGCTATAGGTGGAGCACCCCTAGGTAATGGTACTCGCCCAGATGATTTTCCCAAAAATTTAAAAATCAACAACACTCGTTTTATTGGTGCAGGTAATAATGCTTTGCCTGTGGCTTTATTCAATAGCAAGACCATCGGTGGTTTAGCATTGGCGTTTGATGCTGGTCCATCCTACGATACTGATCCCCTCAAGCCAGACGGTCAAGGGTTAACTAGGGACTTGGCGAGTAATGCAATTGCAGCCTACGGTTGGGATTTCAATAATGATGGCAAAATCGATAAATTTGGGCGGCAAGTCAGCCATCAGTTTGGTCAAGCCGGTACTCAAGCCGTTACCCTGACGGTGTGGGATAACCAGGGGGCCACTCATACCCTTACGAAAACATTCAATGTTCAGAGGGCAAACTACCTCAACCCTTTTCAGAACAATGATTTTCGCTCAGGAACTGCATTTGGTGCTGCCTATCGAGGGAATAGTGCAGGTGCTGATTTAGGCTGGTTAGCCACTCCTGGCGTTCGACGAAATGCCTCAATCGGGAACGGTGCAGCGGTGCTATCGTCTCCCAATCACTACGGAACAGGCCTCGCTCAAGTCATGTATGACCAACGCATCCGCCGGGGGATACAAACGCTGGGGCTTAAGCTCAAAAATACTGAAGGAGGCGGGAAACTCAACAATGATATTGACATTACCCTATGGGGAGTTAATGGTCAGTTTGAAAATAGCCTTTATTTAACCTCTGGCCCACAACGAGCAGGGACGTTGCCCATGCAACGGGTGAAGCTGGCGGACGTTACCCTCGGTGGTACTAATTTTGATTGGCAATCGTTTCGCTGGAATGTTGATCTCAAGCAGGGATATGACTTTCTACTGTTTCAAGTGAATACCCGAGGAACGAAAGATCAGGGAGACTTTGTGGGGCTGGATGATGTGAGGTTGTTTGGCAACGGGATATCCACACCAACGCCTTCTCCCATTCCCAGTGGAGATAACCACTTTTTCCTTGATGGCACGGATGCCAATAACTGGATGCGAGGAAGCGATCGCAATCAGTATATGGAAGGACGGGGTGGGAATGACACGCTTCGAGGTGCAGGTGGCAACGACAGCCTTTATGGTGGCACCGGTAATGATCACTTGCATGGCGAGGTCGGTAACGATGATCTGTATGGGGGAGATGGCAACGACTTACTCGATGGTGGCACTGGCGATGACACGCTAAATAGCGGCAAAGATAATGACACCCTTGCAGGCCGGGATGGCAATGACAATCTCTTTGGTGATGTTGGTCTGGATGTTTTATATGGGGGTAACGGCGATGACACCCTCAATGGTGGGGCAGGCAATGACACCCTCTGGGGAGATGCGGGAAATGATAGATTGTATGGCTTGGAGGGGGATGACCGCCTAGCAGGATCCACTGGCAACGATAACCTCAATGGTGGCGAAGGTAACGATACCCTTAGAGGTGGTGAGGGTAACGATCGCCTCTATGGGGACGTTGGTCAGGATCGACTCTTGGGCGAGGCCGGCGACGATACCCTGAATGGTGCTGGAGGGGATGATACCCTTGTAGGGAGTAACGGTAACGACAATCTGTATGGAGATAGTGGTCAGGACCAGTTATTCGGGGGCGAGGGAAACGATACCCTCAACGGTAGTTCAGGCAATGATATGCTCCGTGGGGATGGAGGGAACGACTCCCTCTATGGCGGTGTTGATAATGATGCCCTTTACGGTGGTTCAGGCAATGACACCTTAAATGGAGGACTGGGGGCTGATAGGTTAGTGGGGGAATATGGCAATGATACGCTCTATGGTGGTCAGGGGAATGACACTTTAGACGGTAGCCAAGGTGAAGATAGCCTGTATGGATCTGAAGGGGATGACCTGATTCGAGGCGGAATGGGTCGAGACCAACTGTATGGCGAGGCTGGAAATGATGCCCTTTGGGGAGGTAATGGAGACGACTACCTAGGAGGGGGCCTCGGTAACGACAGCCACTGGGGGGAAGATGGCAATGATCAAATTTGGGCTGCGGCTGGCAACGATCTTATCTATGGTGGAAAGGGACAAGATACCCTGGGCGGTGGCGCAGGTAATGACTCTCTCTATGGTGGGGATGGTAATGATCTGCTCTCTTCCCAAGACGGGAATGACTGGCTAATGGGTGATGCTGGCAACGATACCCTCAGAGGTGAAGGGGGCAACGATACCCTGACTGGAGGCCAAGGTAATGATTCCGTTGAGGGGGGGCATGGCAATGACTTGCTAATGGGGGTTGATGCAACCCAGGCCCAAGCCGGTCGAGGTGAGCAAGACATCCTCACAGCCTGGACTGGTGTCAATACCTTTGTATTGGGAGATGCCAGTCAAGCATTCTACAATGATGGCCAAAATAATACATTAGGGGCTGGAGATTATGCCCTGGTCAAAGGATTCAAACAATCTCGTGGGGATAAAATTCAACTCCACGGACAAGCCACTGACTATCGGTTGGGGGCAGCTCCGGCGGGTATGCAATCAGGAACAGCCATTTTCTTAAATACTCCTGGAGCAACTAGTGAACTCGTTGCTATTGTGGCCTATACCAATAACTTGACCTTGAACAGCAGTGCCTTCAACTTTGTCTAA
- the cobN gene encoding cobaltochelatase subunit CobN, which produces MHRLAAMPGGWEAGSTDGVIFVEQTPAPIVVLTAADTDIQVLAQAQARRPDQAPSIRVANLLQLQQQLSIDHYVESVLSQAKVIIVRLLGGRAYWSYGLERVKETVAQTGAYLYVLPGDDRPDPDLISHSNVGLSAVHQLWQYFTEGGIENCGQGLQFIARHHFDSRLDPLPPQPVPRIGRFPIHVPEPGLESPPRVGLLFYRAHYLAGNVDAIASLSQALTQHPLTPVPIFVQSLQDPAVQAELVALLNPSDQPSISLLLNTTSFSLAKLAAETLNLDLWQQLDVPVLQVICSGGTVEGWQTQLRGLAPRDMAMNVALPEVDGRIISRAVSFKAVQTYNAQLETDVVSYQPVADRIQFVAELAANWVRLRHCHPSERRIALILANYPTRDGRLANGVGLDTPASCIAILQAMQTAGYTLEGLPTDGDQLIEWLTTGVTNDPEGWPLRKVYQQLSLADYEAVFTQLPLGVQEQMCARWGPPSQSAPEGHFAIAGIQLGNILIGIQPARGYDIDPSLNYHAPDLEPTHGYLAFYIWLRQQFQTHAVIHVGKHGNLEWLPGKSIALSNTCYPELALGPLPHLYPFIVNDPGEGAQAKRRGQAVILDHLTPPLTRAELYGPLQKLEALIDEYYDAQSLDPSRLPVIRDRILALVQSEQLDQDLGIALSPGDPSGLEALLTQADGYLCELKEAQIRDGLHIFGACPEQIQLRDLVVSLARQPSPHHQGLTRTLAQAWQLDLDPLTADPAQPLTPRQKAILGKKSDALHIIGDAIALLETEAAVLVEQLLASDPVDLSQYPEDLKAELTWIRDSLLPRLYQTDQEITHLLQGLDGRYVPSGASGAPTRGRPDVLPTGRNFYSVDIRALPTESAWDVGRKAAEVLVERYTQDHGEYPRTLGLSMWGTATMRTGGDDLAQALALLGVQPVWEGLSRRVIDFEILPLSLLGRPRVDVTLRISGFFRDAFPNLIDLFDRAVNAVASLDEPDDFNPLISQVQREQQFWLAEGLSAEVADVRSRYRIFGSKPGAYGAGLQGLIESQNWTDDQDLARAYMNWSSYAYTAQSANSSAEATEQFAPEAFSQRLSQMQIVLHNQDNREHDLLDSDDYYQFQGGLATAVRSVQGQNPELYFGDHAVPSNPKVRKLQEEIARVYRSRVVNPKWIAGVMRHGYKGAFEMTATVDYLFAYDATTHCVADHMYQGVATSYLFNPQVQEFIQEKNPWALRDMAERLLEAHQRGLWQQADPKTVSELRSLVNQAEGIIESKSLPQNYPSS; this is translated from the coding sequence ATGCATCGTCTGGCCGCTATGCCTGGGGGGTGGGAGGCAGGTTCAACGGATGGAGTGATTTTTGTTGAGCAGACTCCAGCGCCCATTGTGGTACTGACGGCAGCGGATACGGATATTCAAGTGTTGGCCCAGGCGCAAGCTCGACGGCCTGATCAAGCGCCTTCTATCCGAGTTGCGAACTTATTGCAGCTCCAACAGCAGCTCAGTATCGATCACTATGTGGAGTCGGTTTTGAGCCAGGCCAAGGTGATCATTGTCCGGCTGTTGGGCGGGCGGGCGTATTGGTCTTATGGTTTGGAGCGGGTGAAAGAAACGGTTGCGCAGACGGGGGCCTATCTCTATGTTTTACCAGGAGATGATCGCCCCGATCCGGATCTGATCAGCCATTCTAATGTCGGGCTATCCGCTGTACACCAGCTTTGGCAGTACTTTACGGAAGGGGGAATTGAGAATTGTGGACAAGGATTACAGTTTATTGCCCGTCATCATTTCGACTCAAGATTGGACCCCTTACCTCCTCAACCCGTTCCCCGTATTGGCCGGTTCCCCATTCATGTGCCCGAGCCCGGTCTGGAATCTCCGCCTCGGGTGGGTTTGCTCTTTTATCGAGCCCATTATTTAGCGGGTAACGTGGATGCGATCGCATCCCTCTCCCAAGCCTTAACCCAGCACCCTCTCACCCCCGTTCCCATTTTTGTGCAATCCCTCCAGGATCCAGCGGTGCAGGCGGAACTAGTGGCATTGCTCAACCCATCTGACCAGCCGAGTATTAGTCTTCTGCTCAATACCACTAGCTTCTCCCTGGCAAAACTGGCCGCAGAAACCCTGAACTTGGACCTATGGCAGCAGCTGGATGTACCGGTTCTCCAGGTGATTTGTAGCGGAGGTACTGTCGAGGGATGGCAAACTCAACTGCGAGGCTTAGCACCTCGAGATATGGCCATGAATGTTGCCCTACCAGAAGTGGATGGTCGGATTATCAGTCGGGCCGTCTCGTTTAAGGCGGTTCAGACCTACAATGCTCAACTCGAAACCGATGTGGTCAGCTATCAGCCCGTAGCAGATCGGATCCAGTTTGTGGCAGAGCTGGCAGCGAACTGGGTGAGATTAAGGCACTGCCATCCATCTGAGCGACGCATTGCCTTGATTTTGGCCAATTATCCCACCCGTGATGGTCGCCTTGCCAATGGCGTAGGACTGGATACCCCTGCCAGCTGTATTGCCATTTTGCAAGCCATGCAGACCGCTGGTTATACCTTAGAGGGATTGCCAACCGACGGCGATCAGCTGATTGAGTGGCTCACCACTGGGGTGACCAATGATCCAGAAGGCTGGCCCTTGCGCAAGGTCTATCAGCAACTTTCTTTAGCGGATTATGAGGCCGTATTTACCCAACTGCCCTTGGGGGTGCAAGAGCAGATGTGCGCTCGCTGGGGCCCCCCTAGTCAATCCGCCCCAGAGGGCCACTTTGCCATTGCAGGGATCCAGCTTGGCAATATCTTGATCGGCATTCAGCCTGCCCGAGGCTATGATATTGACCCCAGCCTGAACTACCATGCCCCGGACTTAGAACCCACCCACGGTTATTTAGCCTTCTACATCTGGCTACGACAGCAATTCCAGACCCATGCGGTGATTCATGTGGGCAAGCACGGCAACCTGGAATGGCTACCGGGTAAAAGCATTGCCTTGTCCAACACCTGCTATCCCGAACTTGCCCTTGGTCCCTTGCCCCATCTCTATCCCTTTATCGTTAATGATCCGGGGGAAGGGGCCCAGGCCAAACGTCGCGGCCAGGCAGTCATCCTCGATCACCTGACGCCACCCCTCACCCGTGCCGAACTCTATGGCCCCCTACAAAAGCTGGAAGCCTTAATTGATGAATATTACGATGCCCAGAGTTTAGATCCCAGTCGGCTGCCTGTAATTCGCGATCGCATTCTAGCTCTTGTGCAATCCGAACAGCTCGATCAAGATCTGGGCATCGCCCTCTCTCCAGGTGATCCAAGCGGATTAGAGGCCCTACTCACCCAAGCCGATGGTTATCTCTGTGAGCTAAAAGAAGCTCAAATTCGCGATGGACTCCATATTTTTGGTGCTTGCCCAGAGCAGATTCAGTTACGGGACTTAGTGGTGTCCTTAGCCCGTCAACCTAGCCCTCATCATCAGGGCCTGACCCGCACCTTAGCCCAGGCTTGGCAGTTAGACTTGGATCCCTTGACCGCCGATCCGGCCCAGCCTCTCACGCCCAGGCAGAAGGCTATTTTGGGTAAAAAATCAGATGCCCTACATATTATTGGCGATGCGATCGCACTTCTTGAAACGGAAGCAGCAGTATTAGTCGAACAGCTCCTCGCCTCGGATCCCGTTGACCTATCTCAGTATCCTGAGGACCTAAAAGCAGAACTAACGTGGATTCGCGACAGTCTACTGCCTCGGCTTTACCAAACCGATCAAGAAATTACCCATCTTCTACAAGGGTTAGACGGACGGTACGTACCGAGTGGAGCCTCCGGTGCGCCGACTCGAGGACGACCCGACGTTTTACCCACTGGGCGGAATTTTTACTCTGTGGATATTCGGGCTTTGCCCACAGAAAGCGCTTGGGATGTGGGCCGCAAAGCCGCTGAAGTTTTAGTGGAGCGCTACACCCAAGATCACGGTGAGTATCCCCGCACCCTGGGGCTATCCATGTGGGGCACCGCTACCATGCGCACGGGTGGGGATGATTTGGCCCAAGCCCTCGCTCTTTTGGGAGTACAGCCCGTTTGGGAAGGGCTATCAAGACGGGTCATTGACTTTGAAATCCTGCCCCTTTCTCTTCTCGGTCGTCCTCGTGTGGATGTCACCTTACGGATCTCAGGCTTTTTTCGGGATGCCTTTCCCAATTTGATTGATTTATTTGATCGGGCGGTCAATGCAGTGGCCAGTTTGGATGAACCCGATGATTTCAATCCCCTGATATCCCAAGTTCAGCGAGAGCAGCAATTTTGGCTGGCGGAAGGGTTGAGTGCTGAAGTAGCAGACGTGCGATCGCGCTACCGCATCTTTGGCTCCAAACCCGGTGCCTATGGGGCAGGTTTACAGGGCCTGATTGAATCCCAAAACTGGACCGACGATCAGGACTTAGCTCGGGCCTATATGAACTGGAGCAGTTATGCCTATACGGCTCAATCCGCCAATTCATCTGCCGAAGCTACTGAGCAATTTGCCCCAGAAGCCTTTAGCCAACGCCTCAGTCAAATGCAGATCGTCCTCCATAACCAAGACAATCGCGAACATGATCTGCTGGATTCCGATGATTACTATCAGTTTCAAGGAGGCTTAGCGACAGCCGTACGGTCCGTTCAGGGACAAAATCCTGAACTCTACTTTGGTGATCATGCGGTTCCCAGCAATCCTAAAGTGCGAAAACTCCAAGAAGAGATTGCCCGGGTCTATCGGTCTCGGGTGGTGAATCCCAAGTGGATTGCTGGGGTGATGCGCCACGGCTATAAGGGGGCATTCGAAATGACGGCGACGGTGGATTACCTGTTTGCCTACGATGCCACCACCCATTGTGTGGCCGACCATATGTATCAAGGGGTAGCGACTTCCTACCTATTTAATCCCCAGGTGCAAGAATTTATCCAAGAAAAGAACCCCTGGGCTTTGCGGGATATGGCAGAACGCCTGCTGGAAGCCCATCAGCGAGGGCTGTGGCAGCAGGCGGATCCAAAAACGGTATCGGAGTTGCGCTCCTTAGTCAACCAAGCGGAAGGCATTATTGAGAGCAAATCATTGCCCCAAAATTATCCTTCCTCTTGA